In one Komagataeibacter sp. FNDCR2 genomic region, the following are encoded:
- the lpdA gene encoding dihydrolipoyl dehydrogenase, with amino-acid sequence MTIDIKVPTLGESVTTATVSKWLKQPGDAVNADDPVAELETDKVSVEVPAPQAGVLGAHAVKEGDEVEVGTVLTTLTPGAGGQQAAPAAKPAQPAAPAAPAAAPSAPAAATQAPSETDYDVIVIGAGPGGYVCAIRAAQLGFKVACVEKRATLGGTCLNVGCIPSKALLQQSENFHAAKDEYADMGIIIDSVKLDLAKMMARKQSVVEANVKGVEFLFKKNKITWLKGTGKVEGTGRISVDGKPVTAKHIVIASGSDSAGLPGIEVDEKQIVTSTGALELSAVPKRLAVIGGGVIGLELGSVWHRLGADVTVIEYLDRLVPGTDNEIAKSFQRILTRQGLKMKLGHKVTKAEKGPNGVTLTVEPAQGGTAETLEADVVLLAIGRTAASKGFGLEEAGVALDKRGRIVTDAHYATNVPGIYAIGDVIAGPMLAHKAEEEGVAVAELLAGQAGHVNYGAIPAVVYTWPEVATVGKTEENLKDEGVSYKVGKFPFTANGRARAIGMTDGFVKVLADATTDQVLGVHILGPMAGELIAECTMAIEFGASSEDIARTCHAHPTLSEAVKEAALDVDKRAIHI; translated from the coding sequence ATGACAATTGACATCAAGGTGCCCACGCTGGGCGAAAGTGTGACCACGGCGACTGTCAGCAAATGGCTGAAGCAGCCCGGTGATGCCGTGAACGCGGATGATCCGGTGGCCGAACTGGAAACCGACAAGGTCAGCGTGGAAGTTCCCGCCCCGCAGGCGGGCGTGCTGGGCGCGCATGCCGTAAAGGAAGGCGATGAGGTTGAGGTCGGCACTGTCCTGACCACCCTTACCCCCGGCGCGGGCGGCCAGCAGGCGGCCCCGGCCGCGAAACCGGCGCAGCCGGCGGCACCCGCCGCGCCAGCCGCTGCTCCTTCCGCGCCGGCCGCCGCGACGCAGGCCCCATCCGAGACGGATTACGATGTGATCGTGATCGGGGCGGGCCCTGGTGGTTACGTATGCGCCATCCGCGCCGCGCAGCTTGGCTTCAAGGTGGCCTGCGTGGAAAAGCGCGCGACACTGGGGGGCACCTGCCTCAACGTGGGCTGTATCCCGTCCAAGGCGCTGCTCCAGCAGTCCGAGAACTTTCATGCCGCCAAGGATGAATATGCCGATATGGGCATCATCATCGACAGCGTGAAGCTCGATCTGGCGAAGATGATGGCGCGCAAGCAGTCCGTGGTCGAAGCCAACGTGAAGGGCGTGGAGTTCCTGTTCAAGAAGAACAAGATCACCTGGCTCAAGGGCACCGGCAAGGTCGAGGGCACGGGTCGCATCTCGGTCGATGGCAAGCCGGTCACGGCCAAGCACATCGTCATCGCCAGCGGCAGCGACAGTGCGGGCCTGCCGGGGATCGAGGTGGACGAGAAGCAGATCGTCACCTCCACCGGGGCGCTTGAACTCTCCGCCGTGCCCAAGCGGCTGGCCGTGATCGGTGGCGGTGTGATCGGCCTGGAGCTGGGCAGCGTGTGGCATCGTCTGGGCGCGGATGTGACGGTGATCGAATATCTCGACCGTCTGGTTCCGGGCACGGATAACGAGATCGCCAAGAGCTTCCAGCGCATCCTGACCAGGCAGGGCCTGAAGATGAAGCTGGGCCACAAGGTGACCAAGGCCGAGAAAGGCCCCAACGGCGTGACCCTGACCGTGGAACCCGCGCAGGGCGGTACGGCGGAAACGCTGGAAGCCGACGTGGTGCTGCTGGCCATTGGCCGCACGGCCGCGAGCAAGGGCTTCGGGCTGGAAGAAGCTGGCGTGGCGCTGGACAAGCGTGGCCGGATCGTGACCGATGCGCATTATGCCACCAATGTGCCGGGCATCTACGCCATTGGCGATGTGATCGCGGGTCCGATGCTGGCCCACAAGGCCGAGGAAGAAGGCGTCGCCGTGGCCGAACTGCTGGCCGGGCAGGCGGGTCATGTGAATTACGGCGCAATCCCCGCCGTGGTGTACACATGGCCGGAGGTCGCGACCGTTGGCAAGACGGAAGAAAACCTGAAGGATGAAGGTGTTTCCTACAAGGTTGGCAAATTCCCCTTCACCGCCAATGGCCGTGCCCGCGCCATCGGCATGACGGACGGATTCGTCAAGGTTCTGGCCGACGCCACCACCGACCAGGTGCTGGGTGTGCATATTCTTGGCCCGATGGCGGGTGAACTGATTGCCGAATGCACCATGGCGATCGAGTTCGGCGCATCGTCCGAGGATATTGCCCGCACCTGTCACGCCCACCCCACGTTGAGCGAGGCGGTAAAGGAAGCGGCGCTGGATGTGGACAAGCGCGCCATCCATATCTGA
- the zapE gene encoding cell division protein ZapE, whose amino-acid sequence MDTDIAPVRPSSAVFPAGTGPFAAYEARVASGCLDRDPEQEKAARRLDQLWRELRDYHPQVEQPEPQSTGWLGGLKARLGLSHPAPAPARPRGVYMVGQVGRGKTMLMDLFFSLAPVEHKRRVHFHRFMQEVHQRLHDMKAANPDLADPIPPLARQIAQEAWLLCFDEFQVNDIADAMILGRLFDYLFADGVVVVATSNTRPEDLFQDRPGADAFRPFIATILKEVDTVILDSPRDYRRGNAHGMQTWITPANAAARCALDSIFTRLAAGAPVRPVTLDIMGRSLKVAQAAGPVARFSFADLCGRPLGAGDYLALATRFPNLVLDGVPRMGPDNFDEARRFIVLIDTLYEQNVKLFASADVGPDALYASGQGATAFERTASRLEEMQSAAYMQLPHLCA is encoded by the coding sequence ATGGATACAGACATCGCCCCCGTCCGCCCGTCCTCTGCGGTGTTTCCCGCAGGCACCGGCCCCTTCGCCGCCTACGAGGCCCGCGTGGCTTCCGGCTGTCTCGACCGCGACCCCGAACAGGAAAAAGCCGCCCGCAGGCTGGATCAGTTATGGCGGGAACTGCGCGACTACCACCCCCAGGTGGAGCAGCCCGAACCGCAGTCCACCGGCTGGCTGGGCGGGCTGAAGGCGCGGCTGGGCCTGTCCCACCCCGCACCGGCCCCGGCCCGCCCGCGTGGCGTGTACATGGTCGGGCAGGTGGGGCGTGGCAAGACCATGCTCATGGACCTGTTCTTCAGCCTGGCCCCGGTGGAGCACAAGCGCCGGGTGCATTTCCACCGTTTCATGCAGGAGGTGCACCAGCGCCTGCATGACATGAAAGCCGCAAACCCCGACCTGGCGGACCCGATTCCGCCACTGGCCCGCCAGATCGCGCAGGAAGCGTGGCTGCTCTGCTTTGATGAATTCCAGGTCAATGACATCGCGGACGCCATGATCCTGGGGCGTCTGTTCGACTACCTGTTCGCGGATGGGGTGGTGGTGGTCGCCACGTCCAACACCCGGCCCGAGGACCTGTTCCAGGACCGCCCCGGCGCCGATGCCTTCCGCCCCTTCATCGCCACGATACTGAAGGAGGTGGATACCGTCATTCTCGATTCCCCGCGTGATTACCGGCGCGGCAACGCGCATGGCATGCAGACATGGATCACCCCGGCCAATGCCGCGGCCCGTTGCGCGCTCGATTCGATCTTCACGCGGCTGGCGGCGGGCGCGCCGGTCCGGCCGGTCACGCTGGACATCATGGGCCGCAGCCTGAAGGTGGCGCAGGCGGCGGGGCCGGTCGCGCGGTTCAGCTTCGCCGATCTGTGCGGCAGGCCGCTGGGGGCGGGTGACTATCTGGCGCTGGCCACGCGCTTTCCCAACCTGGTGCTCGATGGCGTGCCGCGCATGGGGCCGGACAATTTTGACGAAGCCAGACGTTTCATCGTCCTGATCGACACATTGTACGAACAGAACGTCAAGCTGTTCGCCTCCGCCGATGTCGGTCCCGACGCCCTTTACGCCAGCGGGCAGGGGGCGACCGCGTTCGAGCGCACGGCCTCGCGGCTGGAGGAGATGCAGAGCGCGGCCTACATGCAACTGCCGCATCTTTGCGCATAA
- a CDS encoding carboxymuconolactone decarboxylase family protein: MTDWNAYRAHLGQSVQAFATLAPDTLKGLQTLDHAAAATGHLDARTRELIALAVAVTTRCDGCIAVHSKAAVKAGATKEEIAEALGVAVALNAGAALVYSSRVLDAVDTVTG, from the coding sequence ATGACCGACTGGAACGCCTACCGCGCCCATCTGGGCCAATCCGTCCAGGCTTTCGCGACGCTGGCCCCCGACACGCTCAAGGGACTCCAGACACTGGACCACGCCGCCGCCGCAACGGGCCACCTGGACGCCAGAACACGCGAGCTGATCGCTCTGGCCGTGGCGGTCACCACGCGGTGTGACGGGTGCATCGCCGTCCATTCCAAGGCCGCCGTCAAGGCCGGGGCCACGAAGGAGGAAATAGCCGAAGCACTTGGCGTCGCCGTGGCGCTCAACGCGGGCGCGGCCCTGGTCTATTCCAGCCGCGTGCTGGACGCGGTCGATACGGTCACGGGCTGA
- a CDS encoding DUF6587 family protein, with protein MAPGSLLQILLACGAVALCALYWAGRLFPAGRQKLWGATGLLLRRCHAPDGLVRYATRRSLPREARGCGGCSACAGKNRPPER; from the coding sequence ATGGCGCCCGGTTCCCTGCTCCAGATCCTGCTGGCCTGCGGGGCTGTCGCGCTCTGCGCGCTGTACTGGGCGGGGCGGCTGTTCCCTGCCGGCCGCCAGAAACTATGGGGTGCGACGGGCCTGCTCCTGCGCCGATGCCACGCGCCCGATGGACTGGTCCGTTACGCGACCCGGCGCAGCCTGCCACGTGAGGCCAGGGGATGTGGCGGGTGTTCGGCCTGTGCGGGCAAAAACCGCCCGCCGGAAAGATGA
- a CDS encoding bifunctional diguanylate cyclase/phosphodiesterase: protein MSAHHDHRLRALTHEDADFWADVVDNVLIVAVTDQNGTITYVNDRFCQISQYSRQELLGNTHSILKSGEHSQAFFRNMYKTLHAGRTWHGNICNRAKDGSHYWVATTIIPHRNMRGDINGFVAARFEITELMNTKMRLRKQAATDMLTGLLNRGGFNAHLVTALEASKRRSAEPRVLVMFDLDGFKPVNDIHGHHAGDEVLKTIATRLLELIGPDDVISRLGGDEFALILHKSLKITPLETILKKIQHLLEEPIMLDSATVRISGSIGATRITGDETLEGLQKNADVAVYAAKQAGGKQARMFTPGLHKTTIKRARLLAEARVGVREKQFEVYYQPILNTRTGRIEQAEALMRWHHPERGLLSAGLFAEVFTDSVLAQDMEAHLIQSFHDDIEKWKQAGMSGLCVAVNLSHLDLLNLEQQGNLFSEIRRRDLPPETFMLEVTEQMLQGRRAKKSYAHLRQLAEEGFGLAMDNFGYGMARLSTLSELPLRALKLDRCLIRDVATDEKARSMLASLIKLGHGYNLTVTIEGVETQAEFDIACRLGVDHVQGFFISPAVSATELIHVTREMTWEPVTG, encoded by the coding sequence ATGTCCGCTCACCATGACCACAGGCTTCGCGCCCTAACGCATGAAGATGCCGACTTCTGGGCGGATGTGGTGGACAATGTCCTTATTGTAGCTGTCACGGACCAGAACGGAACCATTACGTACGTCAACGACAGATTTTGTCAGATCAGCCAGTATTCACGTCAGGAACTTCTGGGCAATACCCACAGCATCCTGAAATCGGGCGAACATAGCCAGGCATTCTTCCGCAACATGTACAAGACGCTGCATGCCGGTCGTACATGGCATGGCAACATATGCAACCGCGCCAAGGACGGCAGTCATTACTGGGTTGCAACCACCATCATTCCCCACCGCAACATGCGCGGTGACATCAACGGGTTCGTCGCCGCCCGTTTCGAGATCACCGAGCTTATGAACACCAAGATGCGGCTGAGGAAACAGGCCGCGACCGACATGCTGACCGGCCTGCTCAACCGGGGTGGTTTCAATGCCCATCTCGTCACGGCGCTGGAAGCCAGCAAGCGCCGCAGCGCCGAGCCACGGGTGCTGGTCATGTTCGACCTGGACGGTTTCAAGCCCGTCAATGACATCCATGGCCACCATGCGGGTGACGAGGTACTCAAGACCATTGCCACCCGCCTGCTTGAACTGATCGGGCCAGATGACGTGATCAGTCGGCTGGGGGGCGACGAGTTCGCCCTGATCCTGCACAAGAGCCTGAAGATCACGCCGCTTGAGACCATACTGAAGAAAATACAGCACCTGCTGGAAGAGCCGATCATGCTGGACAGCGCGACGGTGCGCATTTCCGGCAGCATTGGCGCGACCCGCATAACGGGTGACGAGACGCTGGAAGGCCTGCAGAAAAACGCGGATGTCGCGGTCTATGCCGCCAAGCAGGCGGGCGGCAAGCAGGCGCGCATGTTCACGCCGGGCCTGCACAAGACCACCATAAAGCGGGCCAGGCTACTGGCCGAAGCCCGGGTGGGCGTGCGGGAAAAACAGTTCGAGGTGTATTACCAGCCCATCCTCAACACACGCACGGGCCGGATCGAACAGGCGGAGGCCCTCATGCGCTGGCATCACCCCGAACGCGGGCTTCTTTCCGCCGGGCTGTTTGCCGAGGTCTTTACCGATTCCGTTCTGGCACAGGACATGGAGGCACATCTTATCCAGTCCTTCCATGACGATATCGAAAAATGGAAGCAGGCAGGCATGTCCGGCCTGTGCGTGGCGGTCAACCTGTCACATCTGGACCTGCTGAACCTTGAACAACAGGGCAACCTGTTCAGTGAAATCCGGCGGCGCGACCTGCCGCCCGAAACCTTCATGCTGGAGGTGACCGAACAGATGCTTCAGGGCCGCCGGGCCAAGAAAAGCTATGCGCACCTGCGTCAACTGGCGGAGGAGGGATTCGGGCTGGCCATGGATAATTTCGGTTACGGCATGGCCCGCCTTTCCACACTGAGCGAACTGCCGTTGCGCGCGCTCAAGCTGGATCGCTGCCTTATCCGGGATGTCGCCACGGACGAAAAGGCCCGCAGCATGCTCGCCTCACTCATCAAGCTTGGCCATGGCTACAACCTGACCGTCACCATAGAGGGCGTTGAAACCCAGGCCGAGTTCGACATCGCATGCAGGCTGGGTGTGGATCATGTGCAGGGATTTTTCATCTCGCCCGCCGTTTCGGCCACGGAACTGATCCATGTTACGCGGGAAATGACATGGGAGCCGGTGACAGGCTGA
- a CDS encoding 2-oxoglutarate dehydrogenase E1 component, with protein MAGVDILSTAFSGANTAYLAELYARWAADPNSVDPSFASLFSAMDEQDAEIVHDAEGASWAPRPPMITGDEPAPLPNGKAAGVTAEGLRAAADDSLRATQLIRAFRVRGHLEARLDPLGLQVPKPHADLDPATYGFGQKDMDRPIYLGHIVARLIGSDTATINQVLDALRAVYCGPIGAEFMHIQDPEQRMWVQARLEGDNWRKGATPQEKKVILQHLTEAEGFESFCQKRYVGTKRFGLEGEDVTIPALHAIIDQAAQGGVRSVAIGMPHRGRLNTLVNIVRKPYTAIFSEFAGVSFKPDDVQGSGDVKYHLGTSTDVEIGGTPVHISLQPNPSHLEAVDPVVIGKVRATQDDDDHTQRGRHMGLLLHGDAAFAGQGIVYETLAMSQLIGYRTGGTIHVVVNNQIGFTTVSVHSFSGLYCTDVAKAVQAPILHVNGDEPEVVIYCARLAAEFRQKFAADVVLDVVGYRRHGHNESDEPSFTQPIMYKAIAARPTVRKLYSDRLVREGVVTEDQVTAEWDAFHNKLEAAYQAAQGYKPNKADWLEGAWKGLKPPPVDTTRPAPETGVSIERLKAVGAALAHVPGDFNVNPKIARQLKAKAKMFETGEGIDWATGEALGFGTLLQDRHKVRLSGEDCQRGTFSQRHAVLIDQVNQNTYMPLNNIAKDQAAIEIYNSLLSEFGVLGFEYGYSLADPNALVLWEAQFGDFANGAQVIIDQFIASGETKWLRMSGLVMLLPHGYEGQGPEHSSARLERYLQLCAENNMRVCNLTTPANYYHALRRQLFLDYRKPLIIMTPKSLLRHKLAVSELKDFGPGTRFLPVIGEIDQIAAPAKVDRVVICSGKVYYDLLAERRERKLDNVAIVRLEQFYPFPDKLLGAELARYPGAKVIWCQEEPENMGGWNFVDRLIEGVLADVGHKSTRPTYVGRVAAASPATGLAKVHIAEQTALVNKALGVGA; from the coding sequence ATGGCGGGCGTAGATATTCTTTCGACCGCATTCAGCGGCGCCAATACGGCTTATCTGGCTGAATTGTATGCACGCTGGGCGGCCGATCCCAACAGCGTCGATCCTTCCTTCGCCTCCCTGTTCTCGGCGATGGATGAGCAGGATGCGGAAATTGTTCATGATGCGGAGGGCGCTTCATGGGCGCCGCGCCCGCCCATGATCACCGGCGACGAGCCGGCCCCCCTGCCCAATGGCAAGGCGGCGGGTGTGACGGCCGAGGGCCTGCGCGCGGCGGCGGATGACAGCCTGCGCGCGACCCAGCTTATCCGGGCGTTCCGCGTGCGCGGCCACCTGGAGGCCCGGCTGGACCCGCTGGGGCTGCAGGTGCCCAAGCCCCATGCCGACCTGGACCCGGCCACCTACGGCTTCGGCCAGAAGGACATGGACCGCCCGATCTATCTCGGCCATATCGTCGCCCGCCTGATCGGATCCGACACCGCCACGATCAATCAGGTGCTCGACGCGCTGCGTGCGGTCTATTGCGGGCCGATCGGCGCCGAATTCATGCATATCCAGGACCCCGAGCAGCGCATGTGGGTCCAGGCGCGGCTTGAGGGCGATAACTGGCGCAAGGGTGCGACCCCGCAGGAAAAGAAGGTCATCCTCCAGCACCTGACCGAGGCGGAAGGCTTCGAATCCTTCTGCCAGAAGCGTTATGTCGGCACCAAGCGCTTCGGCCTTGAAGGTGAGGACGTGACCATTCCCGCGCTGCATGCGATCATCGACCAGGCGGCGCAGGGTGGCGTGCGCTCGGTCGCCATCGGTATGCCGCATCGCGGTCGCCTGAACACGCTCGTCAACATCGTGCGCAAGCCCTACACCGCCATTTTCAGCGAATTCGCCGGTGTGTCCTTCAAGCCCGATGACGTGCAGGGCTCGGGCGATGTGAAATACCATCTGGGCACCTCCACCGATGTCGAGATCGGGGGCACGCCCGTCCATATCTCGCTCCAGCCCAACCCGTCGCATCTGGAAGCGGTCGATCCGGTCGTGATCGGCAAGGTGCGCGCCACGCAGGATGATGACGACCACACCCAGCGCGGCCGCCACATGGGCCTGCTCCTGCATGGTGACGCGGCCTTTGCCGGGCAGGGCATCGTGTATGAAACCCTGGCGATGTCGCAGTTGATCGGCTACCGCACCGGCGGCACGATCCATGTCGTGGTCAATAACCAGATCGGGTTCACCACGGTCTCCGTCCATTCCTTCTCCGGGCTGTACTGCACGGACGTGGCCAAGGCGGTGCAGGCCCCGATCCTGCACGTCAATGGCGACGAGCCGGAAGTGGTGATCTACTGTGCCCGCCTTGCCGCCGAATTCCGCCAGAAATTCGCAGCCGACGTGGTGCTGGACGTGGTGGGCTATCGCCGCCATGGCCACAACGAGTCCGATGAGCCCTCCTTCACCCAGCCCATCATGTACAAGGCGATCGCGGCGCGTCCGACCGTGCGCAAGCTGTATTCCGATCGCCTGGTGCGCGAAGGCGTCGTGACCGAGGATCAGGTCACGGCCGAATGGGATGCCTTCCACAACAAGCTCGAAGCCGCCTATCAGGCAGCCCAGGGCTACAAGCCGAACAAGGCCGACTGGCTGGAAGGCGCATGGAAGGGGCTCAAGCCCCCGCCGGTCGACACCACCCGCCCCGCGCCGGAAACCGGCGTGTCCATCGAGCGGCTCAAGGCGGTTGGCGCGGCGCTGGCGCATGTGCCGGGGGATTTCAACGTCAACCCCAAGATCGCCCGCCAGCTCAAGGCCAAGGCCAAGATGTTCGAGACGGGTGAGGGGATCGACTGGGCAACGGGCGAGGCGCTTGGCTTCGGCACGCTGCTGCAGGACCGGCACAAGGTCCGCCTGTCGGGCGAGGACTGCCAGCGCGGCACGTTCAGCCAGCGCCACGCGGTGCTGATCGACCAGGTGAACCAGAACACCTACATGCCGCTGAACAACATTGCCAAGGACCAGGCGGCGATCGAGATCTACAACTCGCTGCTGTCCGAATTCGGCGTGCTCGGGTTCGAATACGGCTATTCGCTGGCCGATCCGAACGCGCTGGTGCTGTGGGAGGCCCAGTTCGGGGACTTCGCCAATGGCGCGCAGGTCATCATCGACCAGTTCATCGCATCGGGCGAGACCAAGTGGCTGCGCATGTCCGGCCTCGTCATGCTGCTGCCGCATGGTTACGAGGGGCAGGGACCGGAGCATTCCTCCGCGCGTCTCGAACGCTACCTCCAGCTCTGCGCCGAGAACAACATGCGCGTGTGCAACCTGACCACGCCCGCGAACTACTACCATGCCCTGCGCCGACAGCTTTTCCTCGATTACCGCAAGCCGCTGATCATCATGACGCCGAAGTCCCTGCTGCGCCACAAGCTGGCGGTGTCGGAACTGAAGGATTTCGGCCCGGGCACCCGCTTCCTGCCGGTGATCGGGGAAATCGACCAGATCGCGGCCCCGGCCAAGGTGGATCGCGTGGTGATCTGTTCGGGCAAGGTCTATTACGACCTGCTGGCCGAACGCCGGGAACGCAAGCTGGACAATGTCGCCATCGTGCGGCTTGAGCAGTTCTATCCCTTCCCCGACAAGCTGCTGGGCGCGGAACTGGCGCGCTATCCGGGGGCCAAGGTGATCTGGTGCCAGGAAGAACCCGAAAACATGGGCGGCTGGAACTTTGTCGATCGCCTGATCGAAGGCGTGCTGGCGGATGTCGGCCACAAGAGCACGCGCCCGACCTATGTCGGACGGGTCGCGGCGGCCAGCCCGGCCACGGGCCTTGCCAAGGTCCATATTGCCGAACAGACCGCGCTGGTGAACAAGGCGCTGGGTGTCGGGGCCTGA
- a CDS encoding 2OG-Fe(II) oxygenase: MIHPVIPDYAALEAAPVSTTPFAHAVVPQFIRPADLRAISASLPVIRSGGSFPPQALNLSPVMAQLVAELQQPRLRGLIAAKFGLELDDAPTMLTLRGRTRAKDGRIHRDSACKRVTVLLYLNPADNGAWSRHEGCLRLLRNAHDLEDFAAEIPPLAGTLVIFPNGPDTWHGHRQYVGPRYTIQLNYMANDASARNELRRHRLSALTKRLPWVA, from the coding sequence ATGATTCACCCCGTTATTCCCGACTACGCGGCGCTGGAAGCGGCCCCCGTATCCACCACGCCGTTCGCCCACGCGGTCGTGCCGCAGTTCATCCGCCCGGCGGACCTGCGCGCCATAAGCGCGAGTCTGCCCGTCATCCGCTCGGGCGGGTCGTTCCCGCCACAGGCGCTGAACCTGTCCCCCGTCATGGCGCAACTGGTGGCGGAACTGCAGCAGCCGCGCCTGCGCGGGCTCATCGCCGCCAAATTCGGGCTGGAACTCGATGACGCGCCCACCATGCTGACCCTGCGCGGGCGCACGCGCGCCAAGGACGGGCGCATCCACCGCGACTCCGCATGCAAGCGGGTGACGGTGCTGCTTTATCTCAACCCCGCCGATAACGGCGCCTGGTCGCGCCACGAGGGATGCCTGCGGCTGCTGCGCAACGCCCATGACCTGGAGGATTTCGCCGCCGAGATCCCCCCCCTCGCCGGCACGCTGGTCATCTTTCCCAACGGGCCGGATACATGGCACGGCCACCGGCAGTATGTCGGCCCGCGCTACACCATCCAGCTCAATTATATGGCCAATGACGCCAGCGCACGCAACGAACTGCGCCGCCACAGGTTATCTGCCCTGACGAAGCGGTTGCCCTGGGTCGCCTAG
- the odhB gene encoding 2-oxoglutarate dehydrogenase complex dihydrolipoyllysine-residue succinyltransferase: MSAEIKVPTLGESVTTATVAKWLKQPGDAVSEDDPVVELETDKVSVEVPAPQAGVLGPILVPEGTEVEVGTLLSTVEAGSGAAPKAAAPAPKKEATAPAGVQAQPVASGPVARPATPPSDVVAQGAAAVAFPAARKIMTEQGVSAAQIGAGTGKDGRITKGDVQAFLSQPRAAQPAAAPRAPRQDDPREERVKMTRLRRTIARRLKDAQNTAALLTTFNEVDMSAVMQMRAEYKDLFIKKHNGVKLGFMSIFSRAVIAALQEFPAINAEIDGDDVIYREFVNLGIAVGGPNGLVVPVIRDADQMSFAQIEGAIAGFGKKAREGTLKIDELSGGTFSITNGGIYGSLMSTPIINAPQSAILGMHAIQERPVAVDGQVVIRPMMYIALTYDHRIVDGKEAVSFLVRVKQNVEDPRRLLLQV, translated from the coding sequence ATGTCCGCCGAGATCAAGGTACCGACACTGGGTGAAAGTGTTACAACAGCAACCGTTGCAAAATGGCTGAAGCAGCCCGGCGATGCCGTGAGCGAGGATGATCCGGTAGTCGAACTGGAAACCGACAAGGTCAGCGTGGAAGTCCCGGCCCCGCAGGCGGGTGTGCTGGGGCCGATTCTGGTGCCCGAAGGCACGGAAGTGGAGGTCGGCACCCTGCTGTCCACCGTCGAGGCCGGTAGTGGCGCGGCCCCCAAGGCCGCCGCCCCGGCCCCGAAAAAGGAAGCGACGGCCCCCGCCGGCGTGCAGGCACAGCCCGTGGCCAGCGGGCCGGTCGCGCGCCCGGCCACCCCGCCGTCCGATGTGGTGGCACAGGGTGCCGCCGCCGTGGCCTTCCCCGCCGCGCGCAAGATCATGACGGAGCAGGGTGTCTCCGCCGCGCAGATCGGCGCGGGCACGGGCAAGGATGGCCGGATCACCAAGGGTGACGTGCAGGCGTTCCTGTCGCAGCCGCGCGCGGCCCAGCCCGCCGCGGCCCCGCGTGCGCCCCGGCAGGACGACCCGCGTGAAGAGCGCGTGAAGATGACCCGCCTGCGCCGCACCATCGCGCGCCGCCTGAAGGACGCGCAGAACACCGCCGCCCTGCTCACCACCTTCAACGAGGTGGACATGTCGGCGGTGATGCAGATGCGCGCCGAATACAAGGACCTGTTCATCAAGAAGCATAACGGCGTCAAGCTGGGCTTCATGTCCATCTTCAGCCGGGCCGTGATCGCGGCGTTGCAGGAATTCCCCGCCATCAACGCCGAGATCGACGGCGATGACGTGATCTACCGTGAATTCGTCAATCTCGGCATTGCCGTGGGTGGCCCGAACGGTCTGGTCGTGCCCGTGATCCGCGACGCCGACCAGATGAGCTTCGCCCAGATCGAGGGCGCGATTGCAGGCTTTGGCAAGAAGGCCCGCGAAGGCACGCTGAAGATTGATGAACTGTCCGGTGGCACGTTCTCCATCACCAATGGCGGCATTTACGGCTCGCTCATGTCCACGCCGATCATCAACGCGCCGCAGTCGGCCATCCTTGGCATGCACGCCATCCAGGAGCGCCCGGTCGCCGTGGATGGGCAGGTCGTGATCCGTCCGATGATGTATATCGCGCTGACCTATGACCACCGCATCGTGGATGGCAAGGAAGCGGTGAGCTTCCTTGTGCGGGTCAAGCAGAACGTGGAGGATCCGCGTCGTCTGCTGCTGCAGGTCTGA